From a region of the Leptospira montravelensis genome:
- a CDS encoding LIC11274 family protein has translation MKQSLLILMMSLLMQAPMFAESVSSKSYHKRIELLTYLRELEPIVKNFRGEDPEGKPTELNAPEGKEGFRLKKYNEAKRIYQEGLQYHFEGNFPSAYQRFLECQLGIEKMTEELSQLYILRAEEMMKTAMERKNPNNPMDKALLDISIEYGKGSYFRQDVMDIPREAPYSRRMYDPKEAHYSYNKYDIEKNLELGYKHLGLAKEARATALKVEKNLEKHQKLQPSHRKYRIDLYFGAINLARDSKANAINIYKLKYPYDNYYLNNAQAKSESSKDENGATVEGQPVKVDGVTYDFSKNPYVKFDNRIQAMFDVRVPEEYRVDHADVRGRVYDLDSNNMVFMKYDQERKKALNVPTKPAAGATANPQQ, from the coding sequence ATGAAACAATCCCTTCTTATTCTCATGATGAGTCTTTTGATGCAGGCACCTATGTTTGCAGAATCAGTCTCTAGTAAATCATACCACAAACGCATTGAACTTCTGACTTACTTACGTGAGTTAGAGCCAATTGTAAAAAATTTCCGTGGAGAAGATCCGGAAGGAAAACCGACGGAACTCAATGCTCCTGAAGGAAAGGAAGGCTTTCGTCTGAAGAAATACAACGAAGCTAAAAGGATCTACCAAGAAGGATTACAATATCACTTCGAAGGTAATTTCCCTTCTGCTTACCAACGTTTTCTCGAATGCCAATTGGGTATTGAAAAAATGACGGAAGAACTTTCCCAACTCTACATCCTTCGTGCAGAAGAGATGATGAAAACGGCGATGGAAAGAAAAAATCCAAATAATCCTATGGATAAGGCCCTACTTGATATTTCTATTGAGTATGGTAAAGGTTCTTATTTTCGTCAAGACGTGATGGACATTCCAAGAGAAGCTCCGTATTCACGTCGAATGTATGACCCAAAAGAAGCTCATTACAGTTATAATAAATACGATATTGAGAAAAACTTAGAGTTGGGATACAAACATCTTGGTCTTGCCAAAGAAGCTAGAGCGACTGCTTTAAAAGTGGAAAAGAATTTGGAAAAACACCAAAAACTCCAACCATCACACAGAAAGTATCGTATCGATTTATACTTTGGCGCTATTAACTTAGCTCGTGATTCCAAAGCAAATGCAATTAACATCTATAAGTTGAAATATCCTTATGACAACTATTACCTGAACAATGCCCAAGCAAAATCAGAATCATCGAAAGATGAAAATGGTGCCACAGTCGAAGGCCAACCAGTAAAAGTAGATGGTGTTACTTATGATTTCTCCAAAAATCCTTATGTCAAATTTGATAATAGAATCCAAGCTATGTTTGATGTTCGTGTTCCAGAAGAATATCGTGTGGACCATGCAGATGTAAGAGGTCGAGTATATGATTTGGACTCCAACAATATGGTGTTCATGAAATACGACCAAGAACGTAAAAAAGCATTGAATGTGCCAACAAAACCTGCTGCTGGAGCCACTGCCAATCCACAGCAATAA
- the truA gene encoding tRNA pseudouridine(38-40) synthase TruA — protein MPNYALLVEYDGNHFYGWQKQKNLPTVQSSIESALSVILRKNPASRLSVAGRTDTGVHALGMVCNFKTEFSIPNFHKLLVSINALTPKGVSVKNVIEVPAEFHSRFSCTGREYIYKIYYSKYESSFIEGRAFWEKHHVDWDFVENQLLNLIGEKDFRSLTKAKSMAGKRAVREIFDIRLERLTPEWIQIRIRANGFMHNMVRITVGTLLDIGKGRWKSRSIGSILEEKNRSIAGITLPPDGLYFVRAYYEDYPEIHELYKIILP, from the coding sequence TTGCCCAACTACGCACTTCTCGTCGAATACGACGGAAATCATTTTTACGGTTGGCAAAAACAAAAAAATTTACCAACAGTACAGTCTTCTATAGAATCCGCACTCTCGGTTATATTGAGAAAAAACCCCGCCTCACGATTGTCAGTTGCCGGAAGAACTGATACCGGTGTTCATGCCTTAGGAATGGTATGTAATTTCAAAACTGAGTTCTCGATACCGAATTTTCACAAACTACTTGTTTCCATCAACGCACTGACTCCTAAAGGAGTTTCAGTCAAAAACGTAATTGAGGTTCCGGCAGAATTCCATTCTAGGTTTAGTTGCACAGGCAGAGAGTACATCTATAAAATTTATTATAGTAAATATGAAAGTAGTTTCATTGAAGGCAGAGCCTTCTGGGAAAAACACCATGTGGATTGGGATTTCGTCGAAAACCAACTCTTAAATCTAATTGGGGAAAAAGACTTCAGGTCTCTCACCAAAGCAAAGTCAATGGCAGGGAAACGGGCCGTTCGAGAAATATTTGACATACGTTTGGAACGATTGACACCAGAATGGATCCAAATCCGCATCCGTGCCAATGGATTTATGCACAATATGGTTCGTATTACAGTAGGAACTTTACTAGACATTGGGAAGGGACGTTGGAAATCTAGATCCATCGGCTCCATTTTGGAAGAAAAGAACCGTTCGATTGCAGGAATTACACTCCCGCCGGATGGTCTCTATTTTGTCCGCGCATATTACGAAGATTATCCGGAAATTCATGAATTGTATAAAATCATTCTTCCTTAG
- a CDS encoding adenylate/guanylate cyclase domain-containing protein — protein sequence MKTILLKLRNLLSKDSLPHGELQFPIRYKLLLITSVVLLVSMSGIIFLASYFFRKDSEVRVKENNIKINEILSLKVKSDLHSMKQDVHITASAILRSPNSANAIAKELFDEDQNFLLVGAYDASLNPKFEALNDQFLQKYDYQKSEVKELLRSIQPKLKKSFSGTTVIWNASPRFRHPIICLSFPLSESKDTHTILVTLVKLDSLLDAFQTSGPVETFLVSEDGSVLAHPDAKVVLSGINLNDLPIVERMKKSTVDNGQFRYESKDGVSYLGSFKKLGLGGVGVISQVREAKIFEEVNNIQKRNVYILIVSLALSFIVVYIFAKSLSTPILKLVDASEEIRRGNYHIELHATTHDEIGTLTKSFVSMGRGLEEREKLKDSFGRFVNQDIAEMAAKGKLSLGGQRKYCTIFFSDIRSFTSISEKLQPEEVVEFLNQYMTEMVKCVQETGGTVDKFIGDAIMATWGALRETKNHSKLTVEAALRMRDKLIEFNKGRGTTKKPIIQIGCGINTGYVIAGQIGSSDKMEYTVIGDSVNLASRVESLNKETHTDILITETTYQEVKSDYHVLSMGEIELKGKSKPQKVYAVLGRKSDPDSPKNLGELQKLVGITVVKKGKK from the coding sequence ATGAAAACGATATTGCTAAAACTCCGTAACCTATTGTCCAAGGATTCTCTCCCACACGGAGAACTGCAGTTTCCAATTCGATACAAACTACTACTTATTACTTCGGTCGTATTGTTAGTTTCCATGTCAGGAATCATCTTTCTTGCCTCTTACTTTTTCAGAAAGGATAGTGAGGTTCGAGTAAAAGAAAACAATATCAAAATTAATGAAATTCTTTCTTTAAAAGTTAAATCGGATCTACATTCGATGAAACAAGATGTGCATATCACAGCTTCGGCGATTCTAAGAAGTCCCAACTCTGCCAATGCCATTGCAAAAGAGTTATTTGATGAAGATCAAAATTTTCTTTTGGTGGGAGCATACGATGCGAGCCTAAATCCAAAATTCGAAGCATTAAATGATCAGTTTCTTCAAAAATACGATTACCAAAAATCAGAAGTAAAAGAATTACTTCGTAGTATCCAACCAAAATTAAAAAAATCATTTAGCGGAACAACGGTGATTTGGAACGCAAGTCCTCGTTTTCGCCATCCTATTATTTGTTTAAGTTTTCCACTTTCTGAATCAAAAGATACACATACAATTCTTGTCACCTTGGTTAAACTTGATAGTTTGTTAGATGCATTCCAAACTTCAGGTCCAGTAGAAACTTTCCTCGTAAGTGAAGATGGAAGTGTACTCGCACATCCAGATGCAAAAGTAGTTTTATCAGGTATTAATCTAAATGATCTGCCTATCGTGGAACGCATGAAAAAATCCACAGTTGATAATGGACAGTTCCGTTACGAATCGAAAGACGGAGTTTCGTATCTTGGATCTTTTAAAAAACTAGGACTCGGTGGTGTTGGAGTCATATCACAAGTCCGTGAAGCCAAAATCTTCGAAGAAGTTAATAATATCCAAAAACGAAATGTTTATATCCTGATTGTATCACTTGCCCTTTCATTTATAGTAGTTTATATTTTTGCGAAATCACTTTCCACACCTATCTTGAAACTTGTGGACGCCTCTGAAGAAATCAGAAGAGGAAATTATCATATTGAACTTCATGCCACAACCCATGATGAAATTGGCACTTTGACCAAATCATTCGTTAGTATGGGAAGGGGATTAGAAGAACGTGAAAAACTAAAAGACTCCTTTGGAAGATTTGTCAACCAAGACATCGCAGAAATGGCAGCTAAAGGAAAACTATCACTCGGTGGACAAAGGAAATACTGCACTATCTTTTTCTCAGACATAAGAAGTTTTACTTCTATTTCAGAAAAACTGCAACCGGAAGAGGTGGTTGAGTTTTTAAACCAATACATGACCGAAATGGTAAAATGTGTGCAAGAAACCGGTGGGACTGTAGATAAGTTTATAGGTGATGCCATCATGGCAACTTGGGGGGCTCTCCGTGAAACTAAAAATCACTCCAAACTGACCGTAGAAGCAGCGCTTAGGATGCGTGACAAACTCATTGAATTCAATAAAGGTAGAGGTACTACAAAAAAACCTATCATCCAAATTGGTTGCGGGATTAACACTGGTTATGTGATTGCTGGGCAAATTGGAAGTTCCGACAAAATGGAATACACCGTCATTGGAGATTCCGTTAACCTTGCATCAAGAGTAGAGTCTTTAAACAAAGAAACTCATACAGACATTCTCATCACAGAAACAACTTACCAAGAAGTTAAATCAGATTACCATGTTTTGAGTATGGGAGAGATTGAATTAAAAGGAAAATCCAAACCCCAAAAAGTATACGCGGTTCTTGGGAGAAAATCTGACCCCGATTCTCCTAAAAATTTAGGCGAACTACAAAAGTTAGTTGGAATCACTGTAGTGAAAAAGGGGAAAAAATGA
- a CDS encoding DUF1574 domain-containing protein gives MEFIRNRYLLVPFFVVFLTFCLDKLLLLENVHTYFSKSLSDINYIQKHQLYEDLKVYLSNKNRDKVLVYFGNSRALLFDNEYIHKKYPGWVMFNFSVPGGKPDYVLQWMEEFHKDNVKPDFFLFDHSVEMYNSAATLKVDETLTNGLNVSFVLKHFSLFSTDDISTLIAKRMFRAYQYRPKLEVILTRAKNKESFLYPYRELRDNLMANLNRGKGSAMTPGTHQSVLPPELLKKSAIGDFHSYLVPFRFSENILSFTNQSLELAKQLGVPSAVIWVRLSLPYMDHIRNLKVSVGDGKEDTVYHDWYPRMVEYHKQNGIPFWNMNDDPNYTCNNFSDAGHMSPTCYDEYTDYIFKNLLQSLVKGAR, from the coding sequence GTGGAATTCATTCGTAACCGATATTTACTTGTCCCGTTTTTTGTTGTATTCCTTACATTTTGTTTGGACAAACTTTTGCTTCTCGAAAATGTTCATACGTATTTTTCAAAGTCGCTTTCCGATATAAATTATATACAAAAACACCAGTTATACGAAGATTTAAAAGTTTATTTGTCTAACAAAAACAGAGACAAGGTATTGGTATATTTTGGAAATTCTCGTGCTTTGTTGTTTGATAATGAATACATTCATAAAAAATACCCAGGTTGGGTGATGTTTAATTTTTCTGTTCCGGGTGGTAAACCTGATTATGTATTACAATGGATGGAAGAGTTCCACAAAGACAATGTAAAACCAGATTTCTTTTTGTTCGATCATTCCGTAGAAATGTATAACTCAGCAGCCACTTTAAAGGTAGATGAAACTTTAACTAACGGACTAAATGTATCCTTTGTATTAAAACATTTTTCATTGTTTTCGACTGATGATATTTCTACATTAATCGCAAAACGTATGTTTCGTGCATACCAATATCGTCCTAAGTTAGAGGTGATCCTTACAAGGGCAAAAAACAAAGAATCGTTTTTATATCCTTACCGTGAGTTACGCGATAATTTAATGGCTAATTTGAATCGAGGAAAAGGTTCTGCGATGACTCCGGGAACTCACCAATCAGTGCTTCCTCCGGAACTATTGAAAAAATCTGCCATAGGAGACTTTCATTCTTATTTAGTTCCTTTTCGGTTTTCTGAGAATATTTTGAGTTTTACAAACCAATCCTTGGAACTGGCAAAACAGCTAGGAGTTCCCTCTGCTGTCATTTGGGTTCGTTTATCTTTGCCTTATATGGACCATATTCGAAATTTAAAAGTTTCTGTGGGTGATGGAAAGGAAGATACAGTGTATCACGATTGGTATCCTAGAATGGTCGAATACCATAAACAAAATGGGATACCTTTTTGGAATATGAATGATGATCCGAATTATACCTGCAACAATTTTAGTGATGCAGGTCATATGTCACCGACTTGTTACGATGAATATACTGATTATATCTTTAAGAATTTACTTCAGTCCTTGGTAAAGGGAGCACGATAA
- a CDS encoding LIC11270 family surface protein: MKSYFIFIFVILLHITLFIDCKTKLDLGDESKFPVISTLFNNRMLLLLKGTYATDNPLDWNELNNGTGELYIDSQGEGVDPTMTLVNLPKVGNLPIFLDIGEVRISSKYVKGLNDLTQIRDTVDSNKFWDYIAPNRQVFCTVTYSFDNNTCTESDGILKASDFFNGIGAQFPSNDPSSETIGWESSYSAGRAWFGREYYYAAIYFRSLVTGYALDAGAPVTGRFDNRPIVNGLNIVPRNNYVAGTSTSAKSTIVPKLFPALYTQLPSQSVQSDMQVRDGFDPYILEVRVNLKENLMLHSYVTSRATTVTYVGISDIFYDHKGEGDAGGNLLTRARIIYPETASSLTISGGGNSLLHYYGIFREQESDFLNVLPLAATPAKQGAKIKYLNPGTYKAVCLGDQVKLDGFPDTVVRETTFNIPEYPFRQTYNVNLTCP; encoded by the coding sequence ATGAAATCCTACTTTATTTTTATTTTTGTTATTCTTTTACATATTACCCTTTTCATAGACTGTAAAACCAAACTAGATTTAGGTGATGAATCAAAATTTCCTGTTATCTCTACTCTCTTCAATAACAGAATGTTATTACTCCTAAAAGGTACTTATGCCACAGACAATCCTCTCGATTGGAATGAGCTGAATAATGGAACTGGAGAATTGTATATCGATTCCCAAGGGGAAGGAGTTGATCCAACCATGACTTTGGTGAATCTACCAAAAGTCGGAAATTTACCTATCTTTTTGGATATTGGTGAAGTGAGAATCTCTAGTAAATACGTGAAAGGATTAAATGATCTAACTCAAATTCGTGATACTGTAGATTCAAATAAATTTTGGGACTATATTGCCCCTAACAGGCAAGTTTTTTGTACTGTTACCTATTCATTTGATAACAATACTTGCACGGAAAGTGATGGAATCTTAAAAGCATCCGATTTTTTTAATGGGATTGGAGCACAATTTCCTTCAAATGATCCATCTTCAGAAACGATTGGTTGGGAAAGTTCCTATTCTGCAGGTAGAGCTTGGTTTGGACGTGAGTATTATTATGCTGCCATTTATTTTCGTTCTCTTGTAACTGGATACGCCTTAGATGCAGGAGCTCCTGTTACCGGTCGGTTTGATAATAGACCAATTGTAAATGGACTAAATATAGTTCCACGTAACAATTATGTGGCGGGAACTTCTACTTCTGCGAAGAGTACAATTGTTCCCAAACTTTTTCCCGCACTTTACACACAACTACCTAGCCAATCTGTCCAGTCAGATATGCAAGTTAGAGATGGATTTGACCCATATATCTTGGAAGTTCGAGTTAACTTAAAAGAGAATTTAATGTTACACTCTTATGTAACAAGCCGTGCCACCACTGTGACTTATGTAGGAATTAGCGATATCTTTTATGACCACAAAGGTGAGGGTGACGCTGGTGGCAATTTATTGACAAGAGCCAGGATTATTTATCCTGAAACCGCATCTAGTTTAACGATCTCAGGTGGCGGAAACTCATTGTTACATTATTATGGAATATTTAGAGAACAAGAAAGTGATTTTTTAAACGTTTTGCCTCTTGCGGCTACACCTGCCAAACAAGGTGCCAAGATCAAATACCTAAATCCAGGTACTTATAAGGCTGTTTGTTTGGGAGACCAAGTGAAACTGGACGGCTTTCCCGACACTGTAGTACGTGAGACTACATTTAATATCCCGGAGTACCCGTTCCGACAGACGTATAACGTTAATTTGACTTGCCCATAG
- a CDS encoding MBOAT family O-acyltransferase has product MLFNSIPFLIFFSIVYLLYWAIPREFRKYFLLVAGISFYAYFSLTLTVHFLIVIGINYLLYRKINSTPTKFWIGLTVSLNLINLGFFKYIYFFSKVLADLTNYPFFKQVPDLIHIALPLAISFYTFQVIAAAVDTYRDSSKPLVKVEDYFLFVAFFPVLIAGPIMRMTDFFPNLDKLTPSKEKMYRASYLLMSGLVKKVLVADPMSLTISPVFGSPAEYDSFSLFIAGVCYSIQVYSDFSGLTDMARSVALFLGFETPENFKAPFFSTSGRELWKRWHITLSFWLRDYIYFPLGGSRKGELRTYLNLIIIMTLGGFWHGADYTFICWGFYWGVILAGERYFEDNLGWKLTPQKNKFLIVLKALIVFILFSISGLMFRSNNATNMVDHFYGIFTHFSHSLEVMFVGGSNEWLLSATSLLGQGSSFRFQHIENLERIFYTSIALLFFHHIQYVPEFWERVRKHDVWLAPMLGVVTIFLLATLSQDGGEFIYYKF; this is encoded by the coding sequence ATGTTGTTCAACTCAATCCCATTTTTAATCTTCTTTTCAATCGTTTACTTACTCTATTGGGCCATTCCCAGAGAGTTTCGAAAGTATTTCCTACTTGTTGCCGGGATCAGTTTTTATGCCTACTTTTCCCTCACACTGACCGTTCATTTTCTCATCGTCATCGGTATCAATTATCTATTGTATCGCAAAATCAATTCCACTCCTACAAAGTTTTGGATTGGACTCACTGTATCACTCAATCTAATCAACTTAGGTTTTTTTAAATATATTTATTTTTTCAGTAAGGTACTTGCTGATCTAACGAACTATCCGTTCTTTAAACAGGTTCCTGACCTCATCCATATTGCCTTACCACTTGCGATTAGTTTTTATACATTTCAAGTCATAGCAGCTGCAGTTGATACCTATCGTGATTCTTCCAAACCATTGGTAAAGGTGGAAGATTACTTTTTATTTGTAGCATTTTTTCCAGTGCTCATTGCAGGACCGATCATGAGAATGACCGATTTTTTTCCTAACCTGGACAAACTAACTCCAAGTAAAGAAAAGATGTATCGAGCTTCTTATTTGTTAATGTCAGGTCTTGTTAAAAAAGTTCTTGTGGCAGATCCGATGTCACTCACCATCTCACCAGTGTTTGGTTCACCTGCTGAATACGATTCCTTTTCTTTGTTCATAGCAGGAGTTTGTTATTCGATCCAAGTTTATAGTGATTTTTCTGGACTCACTGACATGGCAAGGTCTGTTGCCTTATTTTTAGGATTTGAAACTCCTGAAAACTTTAAGGCTCCATTTTTTTCAACCTCAGGACGTGAACTTTGGAAACGTTGGCATATCACCTTATCTTTCTGGTTAAGGGATTATATCTATTTTCCACTCGGAGGTTCTCGTAAAGGAGAACTTCGAACTTACTTAAATCTCATCATCATTATGACACTCGGTGGTTTTTGGCATGGTGCTGATTATACTTTTATTTGTTGGGGATTCTATTGGGGTGTAATTCTTGCAGGAGAAAGATACTTCGAAGATAATCTTGGATGGAAACTAACACCGCAAAAAAATAAATTCTTAATTGTGTTAAAGGCCTTAATCGTTTTTATTTTGTTTTCGATTTCTGGGTTAATGTTTCGTTCTAACAATGCAACGAATATGGTGGATCATTTTTACGGAATTTTTACCCACTTTTCTCATAGTTTGGAAGTTATGTTTGTTGGTGGGTCTAACGAATGGTTACTATCTGCTACATCTTTATTGGGACAGGGTTCTTCTTTTCGATTCCAACATATTGAGAATTTGGAACGAATTTTTTATACATCGATTGCTTTGTTATTTTTCCACCATATACAATATGTTCCTGAGTTTTGGGAACGTGTCCGTAAACATGATGTATGGCTTGCTCCTATGCTTGGTGTTGTTACTATTTTCCTTCTCGCCACTCTTTCGCAAGATGGTGGAGAATTTATCTATTATAAGTTTTAG
- a CDS encoding FecR domain-containing protein — MNLDKRDRLVLFTLLTVAALFTILFYLDINRKISIGDREVVGTIFFKNNIVQRKFEDEVIWEKLENNSALTNKDTIRSEAFSDALIRLNDGTEINIDENSMFNLDLTGEEPNLEFTQGSLEVKKNDSQKSQIKITSSGSEINVDSGNVKIERSKERDLSLFVEKGKTTIKEKDGKSVSVEEGKKAEFKKTGIEIKKIPVSLVTPASQKLFYAEPEDVAVHFQWKVESGYEDPVLEISRSPNFQMTFINEKVEGTRADLRLKEGTFYWRIRVKSKTGNGNEFSEINKFFVAKMESFQGESPEQGTVIPFVQTYPLVTLTWSKLSTVNSYKLVISNSPKLTNPIKELETTANQISYDDLKEGTYYWKVIGKSSFPDSKDRESQILSFIIKKQNSIPAPKWLRPTPNSEISADEIKQNQAILIWDGNAELKTYQVKIFKDPKMGTPVFSEETASNFLVPNWNLLGKGTFYATVMGKPKEGKETELSSVLSFTVVDKKKIPEPEEDSKDTKSTKLEPKLEMMSPNGTIVQMKGKSSLEFQWKVSGVTGERYDLVLYQHTGDKKTAIYKITTKESKHTLKDLGILDEGSFSWDLSVYKDSNLLFSRKGSFILALDQLKSLKPSDIEFISPKRLYKEKR; from the coding sequence ATGAATTTAGATAAACGTGACAGACTCGTTCTGTTTACCCTTCTAACTGTTGCTGCTCTATTTACTATTTTATTTTATTTGGATATAAACCGTAAGATTAGCATTGGAGATCGAGAAGTAGTCGGAACCATATTTTTCAAAAACAATATAGTCCAAAGAAAGTTTGAAGATGAAGTGATTTGGGAAAAACTAGAAAATAACAGTGCCTTAACTAATAAAGATACGATTCGATCCGAAGCTTTTTCAGATGCTCTCATACGACTAAATGACGGAACCGAAATTAATATCGACGAAAATTCAATGTTTAACTTGGATTTAACGGGCGAAGAACCAAACCTTGAATTTACCCAAGGATCATTAGAAGTTAAAAAGAACGATTCACAAAAAAGTCAGATCAAAATCACAAGTTCTGGGAGTGAAATTAATGTTGATTCTGGAAATGTCAAAATTGAAAGGTCGAAAGAAAGAGATCTCAGCTTATTTGTAGAGAAGGGAAAAACCACAATCAAGGAAAAAGATGGTAAATCTGTTTCCGTAGAAGAAGGGAAAAAAGCTGAATTCAAAAAAACAGGAATTGAAATCAAAAAAATACCTGTCTCTTTGGTAACGCCAGCATCTCAAAAACTATTTTATGCAGAACCAGAAGATGTAGCGGTTCACTTCCAATGGAAAGTAGAATCAGGATACGAAGATCCTGTATTAGAAATCTCAAGGTCACCTAACTTCCAAATGACATTCATCAATGAAAAGGTAGAGGGAACCCGAGCGGACCTGCGATTAAAAGAAGGTACTTTTTACTGGAGAATCAGGGTAAAAAGTAAAACCGGGAATGGTAATGAATTTAGCGAAATCAATAAATTCTTTGTGGCAAAAATGGAATCTTTTCAAGGAGAATCGCCAGAACAAGGAACGGTAATTCCCTTTGTCCAAACCTATCCTTTAGTTACACTTACTTGGTCTAAACTTTCTACAGTTAACTCATATAAGTTGGTAATATCCAACTCTCCAAAACTAACAAACCCAATAAAAGAATTAGAAACTACAGCAAACCAAATCTCTTATGATGATTTAAAAGAAGGTACTTATTACTGGAAAGTCATTGGTAAATCTTCTTTCCCTGATTCTAAGGATAGAGAAAGTCAAATTCTTTCCTTTATCATCAAAAAACAAAATTCAATACCAGCACCTAAATGGTTAAGACCAACTCCTAATTCGGAAATTTCTGCAGATGAGATTAAACAAAATCAAGCCATATTAATTTGGGATGGTAATGCAGAATTAAAGACTTACCAAGTGAAAATCTTTAAAGACCCGAAAATGGGAACTCCCGTTTTTTCCGAAGAGACAGCTTCTAATTTTCTTGTTCCAAATTGGAACCTTCTAGGAAAAGGAACATTTTACGCTACTGTGATGGGTAAACCAAAGGAAGGAAAAGAAACTGAACTTTCCTCTGTATTAAGTTTTACGGTAGTAGACAAAAAGAAAATCCCAGAACCAGAAGAAGATTCTAAGGATACAAAATCAACGAAACTGGAACCTAAATTGGAAATGATGTCTCCGAATGGAACTATTGTGCAAATGAAAGGAAAATCAAGTTTAGAATTCCAATGGAAAGTATCAGGTGTGACAGGCGAAAGGTACGACTTAGTTTTATACCAACATACAGGTGATAAAAAAACTGCCATTTATAAAATTACAACAAAAGAATCTAAACATACTTTGAAAGATTTAGGTATCTTAGATGAAGGATCGTTTTCTTGGGATCTCAGTGTGTATAAAGATTCTAATTTATTATTTTCGAGAAAGGGAAGTTTTATTTTGGCATTAGATCAGCTGAAATCCTTAAAACCATCTGACATTGAATTCATTTCTCCCAAACGGTTGTATAAAGAAAAAAGATGA
- a CDS encoding DUF2225 domain-containing protein, whose product MSQAAAQSKKVSFRAKESTACPICDENHQKEQMFQGGGRLIAGKLAQDLRRLYEKNRKFGRVSPLDYVMSVCPRCLYSSFPKDWNSLNPADNEAIRMATDARRSYIEKILGPLDFTQDRQIVLGAASYVLGMDCYQLRGASVAPTPKKAVCAIRGAWYFSDLHEEFPHIGYDKIRDFLYQKAAVIYGYTLELMQNGNEPVDQAAGMLGPDTDNNWGFDGVIYLNAYLTKKFKDQMAPKPEDQVLLLSRAKRTLARLYGSGKASKGKPGPIVEMTRELYDEYNAILEAMGGEK is encoded by the coding sequence ATGTCCCAAGCCGCTGCCCAGTCCAAAAAAGTATCTTTTCGCGCCAAAGAGTCCACAGCCTGCCCGATTTGTGATGAAAATCACCAAAAAGAACAAATGTTCCAAGGGGGAGGAAGGTTAATCGCCGGGAAGTTAGCTCAGGATTTACGTCGTTTATACGAAAAAAATAGGAAATTTGGCCGTGTCAGTCCCCTGGATTATGTCATGTCCGTTTGTCCACGTTGTTTATACTCCTCCTTCCCAAAAGATTGGAATTCACTAAACCCCGCTGACAATGAAGCCATTCGTATGGCCACAGATGCTCGCAGAAGTTATATTGAAAAAATCCTTGGACCTTTAGATTTTACGCAGGATCGCCAAATTGTGTTAGGTGCTGCTTCTTATGTTTTAGGAATGGACTGTTACCAACTCCGTGGTGCCAGTGTAGCCCCCACTCCTAAAAAGGCAGTTTGTGCCATTCGTGGTGCTTGGTATTTCTCTGATTTACACGAAGAGTTTCCACATATCGGTTATGATAAAATCCGGGACTTTCTCTACCAAAAAGCAGCTGTTATCTATGGTTATACCTTAGAACTCATGCAAAATGGAAACGAACCTGTGGACCAGGCTGCAGGAATGCTTGGACCCGACACTGACAATAACTGGGGATTTGATGGTGTCATTTATCTCAATGCCTATCTTACCAAAAAATTCAAAGACCAAATGGCTCCAAAACCGGAAGACCAAGTTTTGCTTTTATCTCGCGCCAAACGAACGCTAGCAAGACTTTATGGTTCTGGAAAGGCATCCAAAGGAAAACCTGGTCCGATTGTGGAAATGACTCGCGAGTTGTATGATGAATACAATGCTATTTTAGAAGCGATGGGAGGCGAGAAGTAA